Proteins from one Panicum virgatum strain AP13 chromosome 7K, P.virgatum_v5, whole genome shotgun sequence genomic window:
- the LOC120639733 gene encoding disease resistance protein RGA2-like, whose protein sequence is MEKLQWILSAGTSFFEETQMNNELDRLRATMPKARKLICRVEWGMFKDKELAKLLSHLKDTTYDAEDFLRELDDQALRQSIQDADRSRAGQLLSSSLNLAKIWILRGKARIKEIQDKLDKVVAEIEGVLNLMGLMSFEPSQIMPETSSVISAPEVVGRDGERDVLIEMLGVTIGREAQRDQVIKLLGVQLTGGNSSEGGGSNRRKREAASNNGVASTSRAKQPKGNSGRAGLAETTNCTNNVSVISIVGIGGVGKTTLAQFIYNDPRVQRHFGVVMWVCVSDLFDKRRITKEIIEAIPGKKFDTSSCSLNALQVELKERLKMCPKFLLVLDDIWPNANAYWEAFYAPLRYGPEGSMVLVTTRCPVVATRVTTSNCEPVQLEGLPTDIFWGFFRKCAFGTNNPESYPHLHDIGKSICTRLRGSPLAAKTLGRLLNMSLTEQHWSTIQKSELWELRHEENEILPALQLSYLYLSEEVKRCFIFCSMFPKDYSFGRDEIVNIWVAEGFVVPGGSMRPEDAGIIYFDELRNRFLFQTDPKCPNKTRYVMHDLIHDMAVSFSMDECLVMQDLRNQNKKSRMQNTVRHMSIEVCGESLTRMGDIQHLNKLHSLRFGIRFHVEITWFNQLSNILFLSLKGCQLVKLPESICELRCLDISRSSVQELPEKFWCLYNLQVLDASHSKLQRIHQGVTKLINLRHLALPAESSETLSWVRGLGNLSCLRNLSEYIVAEESGRGIDELKFMNQLNGTLCIRCLANVWSEEEAAEARLVGKQYLKELVLQWRQGSLRLTRSDNGVLQGLRPHSRIECLKVDAFCGDRLPSWFKPEDLPTLRSLEFSYCVSLESLSIPCFADGTQTGGNCNNGTQHASSSISRNNGIVSLAFTRLTTLAVFGCWALTNLEQFLTPEILPSIKSITLEECGDLVSIPVHTFVGFACLQDLKICHCRKLECPREMVLPPSLRRLCIVSCNELDRSFPACLENLTSLTLLQLCGCGWVKCILSNSIVTLTCLVLCGCWELASIGGLQGLASIQHVELSHCPKLTEVQQPFEKKELQTKEGKELLKYMHRYYRDLDAANPIW, encoded by the coding sequence ATGGAGAAACTACAATGGATTCTCTCAGCCGGGACCAGCTTCTTCGAAGAGACCCAGATGAACAACGAGCTGGACCGCCTCCGAGCCACCATGCCCAAGGCTCGCAAGCTCATCTGTCGCGTCGAGTGGGGCATGTTCAAGGACAAGGAGCTGGCGAAGCTTCTCTCGCATCTCAAGGACACCACCTACGATGCAGAGGACTTTCTCCGCGAGCTAGATGACCAGGCGCTGAGGCAAAGCATACAGGACGCTGACCGGAGCAGGGCAGGTCAGCTCCTATCTTCCTCTCTGAATCTTGCCAAAATTTGGATCCTTCGTGGCAAAGCAAGGATAAAGGAGATCCAAGATAAGCTCGACAAGGTTGTGGCTGAGATCGAGGGGGTGCTCAATCTTATGGGTCTTATGAGCTTTGAGCCATCACAGATCATGCCGGAGACGAGTTCGGTCATTAGCGCTCCGGAAGTTGTTGGTCGTGATGGTGAACGAGATGTGTTGATCGAGATGCTTGGTGTGACGATTGGGCGCGAGGCCCAACGGGATCAGGTGATCAAACTATTGGGAGTGCAACTCACTGGGGGCAATAGCTCTGAAGGTGGTGGGTCTAATCGCCGGAAGAGAGAAGCAGCAAGCAATAACGGTGTCGCTTCTACATCCAGAGCTAAGCAACCAAAAGGAAACAGCGGCAGGGCCGGACTTGCTGAGACTACTAACTGCACCAACAATGTTTCTGTCATCTCGATTGTTGGTATTGGCGGTGTGGGGAAGACTACCCTAGCTCAGTTCATCTACAATGATCCAAGGGTGCAACGCCACTTTGGTGTGGTGATGTGGGTCTGTGTCTCGGACTTGTTTGATAAGAGAAGGATAACAAAGGAGATCATTGAAGCCATCCCTGGGAAGAAATTCGACACATCATCGTGCAGTCTAAATGCTCTGCAAGTCGAATTGAAGGAGCGCCTGAAGATGTGCCCAAAATTCCTTTTGGTGTTGGATGACATTTGGCCGAATGCCAATGCATATTGGGAGGCATTTTATGCACCTCTGAGGTACGGACCTGAAGGCAGTATGGTCTTAGTGACTACAAGATGTCCAGTGGTTGCTACTCGTGTTACCACAAGCAACTGTGAGCCTGTCCAACTTGAAGGATTGCCTACTGATATATTTTGGGGTTTCTTCAGAAAGTGTGCATTTGGTACAAATAACCCAGAGTCATATCCTCACTTGCATGATATTGGTAAGAGCATTTGCACTAGGTTGCGCGGGTCTCCTTTGGCTGCAAAAACACTCGGGCGCTTGTTGAATATGAGCCTGACAGAGCAACACTGGAGTACTATCCAGAAGAGTGAACTATGGGAGCTGCGGCATGAAGAGAATGAGATATTACCGGCCCTTCAACTCAGCTATTTGTATCTGTCAGAAGAGGTTAAGAGATGTTTCATATTTTGCTCCATGTTTCCCAAGGATTATAGCTTTGGAAGAGATGAGATAGTTAACATTTGGGTGGCCGAGGGCTTTGTTGTGCCAGGGGGAAGCATGCGTCCTGAAGATGCTGGGATTATTTACTTTGATGAATTGAGAAACAGATTTCTTTTCCAAACCGATCCAAAATGCCCGAATAAAACAAGGTACGTAATGCACGATCTGATCCATGATATGGCTGTGTCCTTTTCTATGGATGAATGCTTGGTGATGCAAGATTTAAGAAACCAGAACAAGAAGAGCAGAATGCAGAATACAGTTCGGCACATGTCGATTGAGGTGTGTGGTGAGTCATTGACCAGAATGGGAGATATTCAACATTTGAATAAATTGCATTCACTTAGGTTTGGAATcagatttcatgttgaaattaCCTGGTTCAATCAGCTCTCTAACATTCTATTTTTGAGCCTAAAAGGCTGCCAGCTGGTAAAGCTACCCGAAAGCATATGTGAGTTGCGTTGTCTTGATATATCTCGTAGCAGTGTACAAGAATTACCCGAGAAATTCTGGTGCCTTTACAACCTACAAGTTCTTGATGCCAGTCATTCAAAGCTGCAAAGAATTCATCAGGGCGTAACAAAGCTAATCAACTTGCGCCATCTAGCACTGCCAGCAGAATCCTCTGAGACCTTGTCATGGGTAAGAGGGCTTGGAAACCTGTCTTGTCTACGAAACTTGAGTGAGTACATAGTTGCAGAAGAGAGTGGGCGAGGGATTGATGAGCTGAAGTTCATGAATCAACTCAATGGAACGCTTTGCATCAGATGTCTTGCTAATGTTTGGAGCGAGGAAGAGGCTGCTGAGGctagacttgttggaaagcaaTACCTCAAGGAACTTGTTCTGCAGTGGCGACAGGGATCATTAAGGTTGACACGCAGTGATAATGGAGTGCTCCAAGGCTTGCGTCCGCATTCAAGAATTGAATGCCTTAAAGTCGATGCCTTTTGTGGTGATAGGCTTCCAAGCTGGTTTAAGCCAGAAGACCTTCCAACTTTGAGAAGCCTGGAGTTTTCCTACTGTGTTTCCTTGGAAAGTTTATCAATCCCCTGCTTTGCCGATGGAACACAAACGGGTGGCAATTGCAATAATGGGACGCAGCATGCAAGCAGCAGCATCAGTCGCAACAATGGAATTGTGTCCTTGGCCTTTACACGCCTCACTACTTTAGCTGTTTTCGGATGCTGGGCGCTGACAAATCTTGAGCAGTTCTTGACCCCAGAGATACTGCCATCCATCAAGTCGATAACGCTTGAGGAGTGTGGGGATCTTGTATCAATACCGGTTCATACTTTTGTGGGGTTTGCTTGCCTACAGGACCTGAAAATATGTCATTGTCGCAAGCTGGAGTGCCCACGGGAAATGGTTCTGCCCCCCTCACTCCGACGACTCTGTATAGTGAGTTGCAATGAGCTGGACAGGTCATTCCCAGCCTGCCTAGAGAACCTCACCTCTCTCACCCTCCTGCAGTTGTGTGGATGTGGCTGGGTCAAGTGCATCCTGTCGAACTCGATCGTCACGCTCACATGCCTGGTACTATGTGGCTGCTGGGAGTTGGCATCCATCGGAGGATTGCAGGGCCTTGCATCCATACAGCATGTCGAGCTATCTCACTGCCCTAAGCTTACTGAGGTGCAACAGCCCTTCGAGAAGAAGGAACTACAGACCAAGGAGGGGAAGGAACTACTCAAATATATGCATAGATATTACAGGGATTTGGATGCAGCAAACCCAATATGGTAG